The following coding sequences lie in one Pseudarthrobacter phenanthrenivorans Sphe3 genomic window:
- a CDS encoding M3 family metallopeptidase encodes MTNPLLAASPLPYGLPPFAEITPAHYEEAITAGLAGHLAEIKAIVDNPEPATFHNTALAMERSGRLLERAAASFFTLVSADASDVIRGLETKLSPLFSVHQDEVYLNRALFERFAAIEPEGLDAESVRLVDEYLKEFRQSGIQLEGPDRERLKAINAELARLGTEFGQRVKEGMKAAALLLDDAGELAGLPAEDIAGAAEAARSAGHDGKFLLTLIQPSNQPALAALENRDVRRRLFEASVARGSGGGSLDVLELATSMAGLRAEKASLLGFANYAELVVDRQTAPDFESVQAMLNRMAPAAVRNADREAAELAEVAGHALEPWDWAYYSAKVRREKYAVDELALRPYFELDRVLADGVFFAATSLYGITFHEREDLSGYHPDVRVWEVRDRDGEGLGLFLGDYYTRESKRGGAWMNSLVEQSALLGTKPVVINNLNITKPPAGEPTLLTLDELRTTFHEFGHALHGLFSNVTYPRFSGTSVPRDFVEYPSQVNEMWIMWPEVLENYARHHATGEPLPADIVEKLNESRMWGEGFATTEYLGAALLDLAWHVLDGKGIPEDAVAFEEKALAAAGIAHALIPPRYRTGYFQHVFAGAGYAAGYYSYIWSEVLDAETVDWFTENAGLTRANGERFRQELLSRGNSRDPLESFRILRGRDARLEPLLKRRGLE; translated from the coding sequence ATGACCAACCCCCTTTTGGCCGCCAGTCCCCTGCCGTACGGACTGCCGCCCTTCGCCGAAATCACGCCAGCCCATTATGAGGAAGCCATCACCGCGGGCCTGGCCGGCCACCTGGCGGAGATCAAGGCCATCGTGGACAACCCCGAGCCCGCAACGTTCCACAACACCGCACTGGCGATGGAGCGGTCGGGCCGGCTGCTGGAGCGGGCAGCAGCCTCCTTCTTCACACTGGTCTCAGCCGATGCCTCTGACGTGATCCGCGGGCTTGAGACGAAACTTTCCCCGCTGTTCTCGGTGCACCAGGACGAGGTGTACCTGAACCGGGCGCTGTTCGAGCGGTTCGCAGCGATTGAACCAGAAGGGCTCGACGCCGAATCGGTGCGGCTGGTGGATGAGTACCTCAAGGAATTCCGGCAGTCGGGCATCCAGCTTGAGGGACCGGACCGGGAACGGCTCAAGGCCATCAACGCCGAGCTTGCACGGCTGGGGACGGAGTTCGGGCAGCGGGTCAAGGAAGGAATGAAGGCCGCTGCGCTCCTGCTGGACGATGCAGGGGAGCTGGCCGGCCTGCCGGCAGAGGATATTGCCGGCGCCGCGGAAGCAGCCCGCTCAGCCGGGCATGACGGCAAGTTCCTGCTGACGCTGATCCAACCCAGCAACCAGCCTGCCCTGGCCGCCCTCGAAAACCGCGACGTCCGCCGTCGGCTGTTCGAGGCCTCCGTAGCCCGGGGCAGCGGCGGCGGCAGCCTTGACGTGCTCGAACTCGCAACCTCCATGGCAGGGCTTCGAGCCGAGAAGGCGTCGCTGCTCGGCTTTGCCAACTACGCCGAACTGGTGGTGGACCGGCAGACTGCTCCGGATTTCGAGTCCGTCCAGGCCATGCTCAACCGGATGGCCCCGGCAGCGGTGCGGAACGCGGACCGGGAAGCGGCGGAGCTTGCCGAGGTGGCGGGGCATGCACTCGAGCCCTGGGACTGGGCGTACTACTCGGCGAAGGTCCGGCGGGAGAAATACGCGGTGGACGAGCTGGCCTTGCGTCCCTATTTCGAACTGGACCGGGTCCTTGCCGATGGCGTGTTCTTTGCCGCCACGTCCCTTTACGGCATCACGTTCCATGAACGGGAGGACCTGTCCGGGTACCACCCTGATGTGCGGGTCTGGGAAGTTCGCGACAGGGACGGCGAAGGGCTGGGCCTGTTCCTTGGCGACTACTACACCAGGGAGTCCAAGCGGGGTGGCGCCTGGATGAATTCCCTGGTTGAACAGTCGGCGCTGCTGGGTACGAAGCCTGTTGTCATCAACAACCTGAACATCACCAAACCGCCCGCCGGCGAACCCACGCTGCTGACGCTTGACGAACTGCGCACCACTTTCCATGAGTTCGGCCACGCCTTGCACGGGCTCTTTTCCAACGTGACCTATCCACGGTTCTCCGGCACTTCTGTTCCCCGCGACTTTGTCGAATACCCGTCGCAGGTCAACGAGATGTGGATCATGTGGCCCGAGGTCCTGGAAAACTACGCACGCCACCACGCCACGGGTGAGCCGCTGCCGGCCGACATTGTGGAGAAGCTCAACGAATCCCGGATGTGGGGTGAAGGGTTTGCCACCACGGAGTACCTGGGCGCAGCCCTGCTCGACCTGGCCTGGCATGTCCTGGACGGCAAGGGAATTCCCGAGGACGCGGTGGCCTTCGAGGAGAAAGCGCTGGCCGCCGCAGGCATTGCGCATGCCCTGATCCCGCCCCGGTACCGCACCGGGTACTTTCAGCACGTGTTCGCCGGCGCGGGTTATGCCGCCGGCTACTACTCCTACATCTGGAGCGAGGTCCTGGACGCGGAAACGGTGGACTGGTTCACCGAAAACGCGGGGCTGACGCGCGCCAACGGGGAACGGTTCCGCCAGGAGCTCCTGTCCCGGGGAAACAGCCGCGACCCGCTCGAGTCCTTCCGCATCCTCCGCGGCCGGGACGCAAGGCTGGAGCCGCTCCTCAAGCGCCGCGGCCTCGAGTAA
- the pdxS gene encoding pyridoxal 5'-phosphate synthase lyase subunit PdxS, with amino-acid sequence MSTPDVSSEAGSSANSVTGSNRVKRGMAEMLKGGVIMDVVNVEQARIAEDAGAVAVMALERVPADIRAQGGVSRMSDPDMIDQIIDAVSIPVMAKARIGHFVEAQVLQSLGVDYIDESEVLTPADYVNHIDKWNFKVPFVCGATNLGEALRRINEGAAMIRSKGEAGTGDVSNATGHMRQIRSEIAKLAALPEDELYVAAKELQAPYELVKEVAAAGKLPVVLFTAGGIATPADAAMMMQLGADGVFVGSGIFKSGNPAQRAAAVVKATTFFDDPDVIAKASRGLGEAMVGINVDEIPQPHRLAERGW; translated from the coding sequence GTGTCTACACCTGATGTAAGCAGCGAAGCCGGTTCGTCCGCGAACAGCGTCACGGGCAGCAACCGCGTCAAGCGCGGTATGGCTGAGATGCTCAAGGGCGGCGTCATCATGGACGTCGTCAACGTCGAACAGGCCCGCATCGCCGAAGACGCCGGTGCCGTTGCCGTGATGGCGCTGGAACGCGTTCCGGCCGATATCCGCGCCCAGGGCGGCGTCTCCCGCATGTCCGATCCGGACATGATCGACCAGATCATCGACGCCGTGTCCATCCCGGTGATGGCCAAGGCCCGGATCGGCCACTTCGTCGAAGCCCAGGTCCTGCAGTCCCTCGGCGTGGACTACATTGACGAGTCCGAGGTCCTCACCCCTGCGGACTACGTCAACCACATCGACAAGTGGAACTTCAAGGTTCCCTTCGTCTGCGGCGCCACCAACCTGGGTGAGGCGCTGCGCCGCATCAACGAGGGCGCGGCCATGATCCGCTCCAAGGGCGAGGCCGGCACCGGCGACGTCTCCAACGCCACCGGGCACATGCGCCAGATCCGCTCCGAGATCGCCAAGCTGGCAGCCCTGCCCGAGGACGAGCTGTACGTCGCGGCCAAGGAACTGCAGGCCCCGTACGAACTGGTCAAGGAAGTCGCCGCTGCCGGCAAGCTTCCCGTGGTGCTGTTCACCGCCGGCGGCATCGCCACCCCGGCTGATGCTGCCATGATGATGCAGCTCGGCGCTGACGGCGTATTCGTCGGCTCGGGCATCTTCAAGTCCGGCAACCCGGCCCAGCGTGCCGCCGCCGTCGTGAAGGCCACCACCTTCTTCGATGACCCCGATGTCATCGCCAAGGCCTCCCGCGGCCTGGGCGAAGCCATGGTGGGCATCAACGTCGACGAGATCCCCCAGCCCCACCGCCTCGCCGAGCGCGGCTGGTAA
- the pgsA gene encoding phosphatidylinositol phosphate synthase translates to MLNKHARGFFTALFTPLARWLLKMGVSPDAVTVIGTAGVVVGALVFYPLGQLWWGTLFITAFIFSDVLDGIMARMQEVKSRWGNFLDSTLDRIADGALFAGLGIWFFTGGANVPIAVAAMICLVLGMVVSYARAKAESLGFTANVGIAERAERLVSVLVVTGFTGAGLPEVVLLATLLLLAVASLITVVQRMLSVRRQALAEPSPAD, encoded by the coding sequence ATGCTGAATAAGCACGCGCGCGGCTTTTTCACCGCGTTGTTCACTCCGCTTGCCCGCTGGCTCCTCAAGATGGGCGTTTCCCCGGACGCCGTCACTGTCATCGGCACCGCCGGAGTAGTTGTCGGTGCTTTGGTCTTCTACCCCCTGGGGCAGCTGTGGTGGGGAACGCTCTTCATCACGGCATTCATCTTCTCCGACGTCCTGGACGGCATCATGGCCAGGATGCAGGAGGTGAAAAGCCGCTGGGGAAACTTCCTTGACTCCACACTTGACAGGATCGCCGACGGAGCACTGTTCGCCGGGCTTGGCATCTGGTTCTTCACCGGCGGGGCAAACGTCCCCATCGCCGTCGCAGCCATGATCTGCCTTGTCCTGGGCATGGTGGTGTCCTACGCCAGGGCCAAGGCGGAGTCGTTGGGATTCACGGCCAACGTTGGTATCGCGGAGCGTGCGGAGCGCCTTGTTTCGGTCCTCGTGGTCACCGGATTCACTGGCGCGGGACTGCCGGAAGTGGTCCTGCTGGCCACCCTCCTGCTGCTCGCTGTGGCCAGCCTGATCACCGTGGTCCAGCGGATGCTGTCCGTCCGACGCCAGGCGCTGGCCGAGCCGTCGCCGGCGGATTAA
- a CDS encoding HIT family protein, which yields MQENTGAGYPGDAGVTDDFDLAGVPDAFQRLWTPHRMAYIKGGQHQFKNENDCPFCVGPARTDEEALIVHRGKTCYVVLNLFPYNPGHLLVCPYRHIPDYTDLTVAETAEFADLTQTAMRVLRKVANPGGFNLGMNQGVVGGAGIAAHLHQHIVPRWGGDGNFFPIIAQTKAITQTLDEVRQQVADAWPGETDAE from the coding sequence GTGCAGGAGAACACAGGCGCAGGGTATCCAGGGGATGCCGGCGTTACCGACGACTTTGACCTCGCCGGTGTCCCGGACGCCTTCCAGCGCCTGTGGACTCCGCACCGCATGGCCTACATCAAGGGCGGGCAGCACCAGTTCAAGAACGAGAATGACTGCCCCTTCTGTGTCGGCCCCGCCAGGACCGATGAGGAAGCACTGATCGTGCACCGCGGGAAGACCTGCTACGTGGTGCTCAACCTGTTCCCGTACAACCCCGGGCACCTGCTGGTCTGCCCCTACCGCCACATTCCGGACTACACGGACCTGACAGTGGCTGAGACGGCAGAGTTCGCAGACCTTACGCAGACGGCCATGCGGGTCCTCCGGAAAGTTGCCAACCCTGGCGGCTTCAACCTGGGAATGAACCAGGGCGTGGTGGGCGGCGCAGGCATCGCCGCGCACCTGCACCAGCACATTGTTCCCCGCTGGGGCGGCGACGGGAACTTCTTCCCCATCATCGCGCAGACCAAGGCCATCACCCAGACCCTCGACGAGGTCCGCCAGCAGGTGGCAGACGCCTGGCCGGGGGAGACGGATGCTGAATAA
- the thrS gene encoding threonine--tRNA ligase — MSDAQQITLLVDGEETKVTTGTTGAELFFERRDVVVARVNGELKDLDQELPEGADVEGVTIDSPDGLNVLRHSTAHVMAQAVQQLRPDAKLGIGPYITDGFYFDFDVAEPFTPEDLKTLEKMMLKIVNQNQKFVRRVVSEEEAREAMKNEPYKLELLGKKNEAAEAGEGVNVEVGAGDITIYDNVERKEGTTVWCDLCRGPHLPNTKLISNAFALTRSSSAYWLGNQKNQQLQRIYGTAWPTKDALKAYQERIAEAERRDHRKLGSELDLFSFPDELGSGLPVFHPKGGIIRKEMEDYSRQRHVEAGYEFVYTPHITKGHLYEVSGHLDWYRDGMFPAMHVDAELNEDGTVRKPGQDYYLKPMNCPMHNLIFRSRGRSYRELPLRLFEFGSVYRYEKSGVVHGLTRVRGMTQDDAHIYCTREQMKDELTKTLNFVLGLLKDYGLNDFYLELSTKDPEKYVGEDAAWEEATRTLAEVAQESGLELVPDPGGAAFYGPKISVQAKDALGRTWQMSTIQLDFNLPERFELEFQAADGTRQRPVMIHRALFGSIERFMGVLTEHYAGAFPAWLAPVQVVGIPVAETFNEYMFDVVDQLKAAGIRAEVDTSSDRFPKKIRTASKDKIPFVLIAGGDDAEAGAVSFRFRDGSQDNGVPVAEAVKRITEAVRNRTS; from the coding sequence GTGTCAGATGCCCAGCAGATCACCCTTCTCGTCGATGGCGAAGAGACCAAGGTGACTACCGGGACAACCGGTGCGGAACTCTTCTTTGAGCGCCGCGACGTTGTTGTGGCCCGCGTTAATGGCGAGCTGAAGGACCTGGACCAGGAACTTCCGGAGGGCGCCGACGTCGAAGGCGTCACCATCGATTCCCCTGACGGGCTGAACGTGCTCCGCCACTCCACCGCCCACGTCATGGCCCAGGCCGTCCAGCAGTTGCGCCCCGACGCCAAACTCGGAATCGGCCCCTACATCACCGACGGCTTCTACTTCGACTTCGACGTCGCCGAGCCCTTCACCCCGGAGGACCTCAAGACCCTCGAGAAGATGATGCTCAAGATCGTCAACCAGAACCAGAAGTTTGTCCGCCGCGTGGTCTCCGAGGAGGAAGCCCGCGAGGCCATGAAGAACGAGCCCTACAAGCTCGAACTGCTGGGCAAGAAGAACGAGGCCGCCGAGGCAGGCGAGGGCGTCAACGTCGAGGTCGGTGCCGGCGACATCACCATCTACGACAACGTCGAGCGCAAGGAAGGGACCACCGTCTGGTGCGACCTCTGCCGCGGCCCACACCTGCCCAACACCAAACTGATCTCGAACGCCTTCGCACTCACCCGCTCCTCCTCCGCCTACTGGCTGGGAAACCAGAAGAACCAGCAGCTCCAGCGGATCTATGGCACAGCCTGGCCCACCAAGGATGCCCTCAAGGCCTACCAGGAGCGCATCGCCGAAGCCGAACGCCGCGACCACCGCAAGCTCGGCTCGGAGCTTGACCTGTTCTCCTTCCCGGACGAACTTGGCTCCGGCCTGCCGGTGTTCCACCCCAAGGGCGGCATCATCCGCAAGGAAATGGAGGACTACTCGCGGCAGCGGCACGTTGAGGCCGGCTACGAGTTCGTCTACACCCCGCACATCACCAAGGGCCACCTGTATGAGGTTTCGGGCCACTTGGACTGGTACAGGGACGGCATGTTCCCGGCCATGCACGTGGATGCCGAACTCAATGAGGACGGTACGGTGCGCAAGCCCGGCCAGGACTACTACCTGAAGCCGATGAACTGCCCCATGCACAACCTCATCTTCCGCTCCCGGGGCCGCTCCTACCGCGAACTGCCCCTGCGGCTCTTCGAGTTCGGCTCCGTTTACCGGTACGAGAAGTCCGGCGTGGTCCACGGCCTGACCCGGGTCCGCGGCATGACTCAGGACGACGCCCATATCTACTGCACCCGTGAGCAGATGAAGGACGAGCTGACCAAAACCTTGAACTTCGTCCTGGGCCTGCTCAAGGACTACGGGCTGAACGACTTCTACCTGGAGCTGTCCACCAAGGACCCCGAGAAGTACGTCGGGGAGGACGCCGCCTGGGAGGAAGCCACCAGGACCCTTGCCGAAGTGGCCCAGGAATCCGGGCTGGAACTGGTTCCGGATCCGGGTGGAGCCGCTTTCTACGGACCCAAGATTTCGGTACAGGCGAAGGATGCACTGGGGCGCACCTGGCAGATGTCCACCATCCAGCTGGACTTCAACCTCCCCGAGCGGTTCGAACTGGAGTTCCAGGCCGCGGACGGCACACGGCAGCGCCCGGTGATGATCCACCGCGCCCTGTTCGGATCGATCGAGCGGTTCATGGGTGTCCTCACCGAGCACTACGCCGGCGCCTTTCCCGCGTGGCTGGCCCCCGTGCAGGTGGTGGGCATCCCGGTTGCCGAAACGTTCAACGAGTACATGTTCGACGTCGTCGACCAGCTCAAGGCTGCGGGCATCCGTGCCGAGGTGGACACCTCCTCGGACCGGTTCCCGAAGAAGATCCGCACCGCCAGCAAGGACAAGATCCCGTTCGTGCTGATCGCCGGTGGGGATGACGCAGAGGCAGGCGCAGTCTCGTTCCGCTTCCGCGACGGAAGCCAGGACAACGGCGTGCCCGTGGCAGAGGCAGTCAAGCGGATCACGGAAGCCGTCCGGAACCGGACCAGCTAG
- a CDS encoding DNA polymerase III subunit alpha gives MSFTHLHVSTAFSAHYGVSWPEELAQAAAADGATALACTDRDGLYGTIKHLKACMAAGIDPIVGVDLTVFDDDGDHRTQVAGRVVVLARGNNNGAGYRALCRLISDAHARTSGKSGGAVPVAVTRAELASRTLDPQTLKPVLAVLVGPHSDVGRAMGGRRYLRPRTLFKQWLDAMPAGTLVAEIVSQLSMPGTPLSTAHAVRMLKLAEEHQVPAVLTNAVRYCAADGAPTADVLDSARTLKSLPELAEEPLLQPTGQGWLKSSAEMLQLGKEIISAAGYGAADLKQLMAQTEALADLCRIDPASDMGWKQPVVPEASVIGISQDPHLELVQRCQAGIGRRFPGISGADGEKMLARLEHELGIIRNLGFSSYFLTVAEVSRMIQDMGVRAAARGSGASSLVNYLIDVSQVNPLQHDLIFERFLSQDRATLPDIDIDVESAERHNVYHRIFERFGAERVTLMSMQNGYRARGAVRDAGLALGMDDGEVGEIAKQLWRFSARKFREALQEKPELREFAGRVEQRDMHGNQQLDLLVDLTERLDRLPRHISMHPCGVILGDATLLDRTPVQPSGLGLPMSQFDKHDMDPMGMLKLDVLGVRMQSAMAFAVREIIRIHPSKQEVVAAGGHSSGMDGTGPEYIAENGRIDLNAVPLDDEPTFELIRSTHTLGCFQIESPGQRELIGKMAPREFNDLIIDISLFRPGPMKSDMVRPFLEHRHGFAPEVYPHPLLKPVLQETHGVTVFHEQILRTFDVMTGCGLAKADEFRRALSSEAGVSQVEEYFRMHAKEKGFQPDVVDKVWETLKSFASFGFCKAHGAAFAVPTYQSAWLKTHHPEAFLAGLWEHDPGMYPKRLLVAEARRLGIPILPLDINRSKAEYRVEKITSGPDAGKLGIRLSLNGIYGLSAAELKRIVAGQPYDSLADLRNRSRVSKPSIKRLAQLGAFDSLHREAGGTANRADLVQHLQKLQGSNSGRKGVEVLEGQLSLPLGDVELRNVKPGLPALSLVDNVRAELDLMAVDVSSHLMDSHRPMLNRLGVVTADKLLGLRNGTEVLVAGVRVATQTPPMRGGRRVVFISIDDGTGCIDSVFFHEAQENAGMLLFGTRLLLIRGTTRRTGPRGISLSASMAWDLSRTETLPFQDSQGQEPDAPHPLDGISRSLAITGFSG, from the coding sequence ATGAGTTTTACCCATCTTCACGTTTCAACAGCTTTCAGTGCCCACTACGGCGTCTCCTGGCCTGAAGAACTGGCCCAGGCGGCAGCGGCTGACGGCGCAACAGCTCTCGCCTGCACCGACAGGGACGGCCTGTACGGGACCATCAAACATCTCAAGGCTTGCATGGCCGCGGGCATCGATCCCATCGTGGGGGTGGACCTTACGGTATTTGACGACGACGGCGACCACCGCACCCAGGTGGCGGGCAGGGTGGTGGTGCTCGCGCGGGGCAACAACAACGGTGCTGGCTACCGGGCACTTTGCCGGTTGATTTCCGATGCCCATGCCAGGACGTCAGGAAAATCCGGAGGTGCTGTACCGGTGGCTGTCACCCGGGCTGAACTTGCTTCACGGACCCTTGACCCCCAGACATTGAAGCCTGTGTTGGCTGTCCTGGTCGGGCCGCATTCCGACGTCGGACGAGCCATGGGCGGGCGGCGGTACCTTCGTCCGCGCACCCTCTTCAAGCAATGGCTGGACGCCATGCCCGCCGGAACGCTGGTAGCGGAAATTGTTTCGCAGCTCAGCATGCCGGGAACGCCGCTGAGCACAGCCCATGCTGTCCGCATGCTCAAGCTGGCGGAAGAGCACCAGGTTCCGGCTGTCCTGACCAACGCCGTCAGGTACTGTGCTGCCGACGGTGCCCCCACAGCCGATGTGCTCGACTCTGCACGTACCTTGAAATCCCTCCCCGAACTGGCCGAAGAACCCCTGCTCCAGCCAACCGGGCAGGGGTGGCTGAAATCCTCTGCCGAAATGCTCCAGCTGGGGAAGGAAATCATTTCTGCGGCAGGTTACGGAGCAGCCGACCTCAAACAACTGATGGCACAGACTGAGGCGCTCGCCGATCTCTGCCGGATTGATCCCGCCTCTGATATGGGGTGGAAGCAGCCGGTGGTGCCTGAGGCTTCCGTTATTGGGATCAGCCAGGACCCGCACCTTGAACTGGTCCAGCGGTGCCAGGCGGGAATCGGCAGGCGGTTTCCGGGAATCAGCGGTGCTGACGGGGAGAAGATGCTTGCCCGGCTGGAGCACGAACTTGGCATCATCCGGAACCTCGGTTTCTCCTCCTACTTCCTGACGGTCGCGGAGGTATCCCGGATGATCCAGGACATGGGGGTGCGGGCAGCTGCCAGGGGGTCGGGAGCCTCAAGCCTGGTCAACTACCTGATCGATGTCAGCCAGGTGAACCCCCTGCAGCACGACCTGATCTTTGAACGCTTCCTGTCGCAGGACCGCGCCACCCTGCCCGACATTGATATCGATGTTGAAAGCGCCGAGCGGCACAACGTCTACCACCGCATCTTCGAACGCTTCGGTGCTGAACGGGTCACGCTGATGAGCATGCAAAACGGTTACCGTGCCAGGGGAGCCGTCCGGGACGCCGGACTGGCACTGGGCATGGACGACGGCGAGGTGGGAGAGATTGCCAAGCAGCTCTGGCGGTTCTCGGCCAGGAAATTCCGCGAAGCGCTCCAGGAAAAACCCGAACTCAGGGAGTTCGCCGGCCGGGTGGAACAACGGGACATGCACGGGAACCAGCAGCTCGACCTGCTGGTTGACCTGACGGAACGCCTGGACAGGCTGCCCCGCCACATCTCCATGCATCCCTGCGGCGTGATCCTGGGCGATGCCACGCTCCTGGACCGCACTCCAGTCCAGCCCAGCGGCCTGGGACTGCCCATGAGCCAGTTCGACAAGCACGACATGGATCCCATGGGCATGCTCAAGCTCGACGTCCTGGGCGTCAGGATGCAAAGTGCCATGGCCTTTGCCGTCCGGGAAATCATCCGCATCCATCCCTCAAAACAGGAAGTGGTGGCTGCCGGGGGACATTCGTCCGGAATGGACGGTACCGGCCCGGAGTACATTGCCGAAAACGGCCGCATCGACCTCAATGCTGTTCCCCTGGATGATGAGCCCACTTTTGAGCTCATCCGCAGCACCCATACCCTGGGCTGCTTCCAGATTGAGTCCCCGGGTCAGCGTGAGCTCATTGGCAAAATGGCGCCACGGGAATTCAACGATCTGATCATCGACATCTCCCTCTTCCGCCCAGGGCCAATGAAGTCAGACATGGTCCGGCCCTTCCTGGAACACCGGCACGGGTTTGCTCCCGAGGTCTACCCGCACCCGCTCCTGAAGCCGGTACTTCAGGAAACCCACGGGGTCACCGTATTCCACGAACAAATCCTGCGGACATTCGACGTGATGACCGGGTGCGGACTTGCCAAAGCCGATGAATTCCGCCGGGCCCTCAGCAGCGAAGCGGGGGTGTCCCAGGTGGAGGAGTATTTCCGGATGCATGCCAAGGAAAAAGGCTTCCAGCCCGATGTGGTGGATAAGGTCTGGGAAACCCTGAAGTCCTTTGCCAGCTTCGGTTTCTGCAAAGCCCATGGTGCCGCCTTTGCCGTCCCCACTTACCAGTCAGCCTGGCTGAAAACGCACCATCCCGAAGCTTTCCTTGCCGGATTGTGGGAACACGATCCGGGCATGTATCCCAAAAGACTGCTGGTTGCGGAGGCCAGGCGCCTTGGCATCCCGATCCTTCCGCTGGACATCAACCGCAGCAAGGCAGAATACCGGGTGGAAAAAATCACCAGTGGCCCGGATGCGGGGAAGCTGGGAATCAGGCTCAGCCTCAATGGGATCTACGGACTGTCCGCAGCCGAACTGAAGCGGATCGTGGCCGGCCAGCCCTACGATTCCCTTGCTGACCTGAGGAACCGTTCAAGGGTCAGCAAGCCCAGCATTAAGCGGCTGGCCCAGCTGGGCGCCTTTGATTCGCTGCACCGGGAGGCAGGGGGCACTGCCAACCGGGCAGACCTGGTCCAGCACCTGCAAAAGCTCCAGGGGTCCAACAGCGGGCGGAAGGGCGTGGAAGTGCTCGAGGGGCAGCTTTCCCTGCCGCTGGGCGATGTTGAACTGCGCAACGTCAAACCGGGGCTTCCAGCTCTATCCTTGGTGGACAATGTGCGCGCCGAGCTTGACCTGATGGCCGTGGATGTCAGCAGCCACCTGATGGACAGCCACCGGCCCATGCTGAACAGGCTGGGTGTGGTCACCGCGGACAAGCTCCTGGGCCTTCGCAATGGGACGGAAGTACTGGTGGCCGGGGTGCGCGTGGCAACACAAACACCACCCATGCGGGGCGGCAGGCGCGTCGTTTTCATCAGCATCGACGACGGCACAGGCTGTATCGATTCGGTCTTCTTCCATGAGGCACAGGAAAATGCCGGAATGCTCCTGTTCGGTACCCGCCTTCTGCTGATCCGCGGAACCACCAGACGGACCGGGCCGCGGGGCATCAGCCTGAGCGCGAGCATGGCCTGGGACCTGAGCCGCACCGAAACCCTGCCGTTCCAGGATTCCCAGGGGCAGGAACCTGACGCCCCGCACCCCCTGGATGGAATCAGCAGGAGCCTTGCCATCACGGGATTCAGCGGCTGA
- a CDS encoding DUF6504 family protein, whose translation MGMFSESVDVACGSDGKPISVQWAGRSYSVCAEPTRWYERRNWWAEESRAPLGSGPGLVDHEIWRVQVLPSTAGVPGAHDETLTLDLTRHLSSGRWRLLRIHDALRPRTA comes from the coding sequence TTGGGCATGTTCAGTGAATCCGTGGATGTGGCCTGTGGTTCCGACGGCAAGCCGATCAGCGTCCAGTGGGCTGGGCGTTCCTACTCAGTGTGCGCAGAACCGACTCGCTGGTATGAGCGCCGCAACTGGTGGGCGGAAGAAAGCCGTGCACCCTTAGGGAGCGGACCAGGACTTGTGGATCACGAAATCTGGCGTGTCCAGGTACTGCCGTCCACTGCCGGTGTACCCGGCGCCCACGATGAAACCCTCACCCTGGACCTCACCCGCCATCTCAGCAGCGGCCGCTGGCGGCTCCTGCGGATCCACGATGCACTCCGGCCAAGAACAGCATGA